Below is a genomic region from Microcaecilia unicolor unplaced genomic scaffold, aMicUni1.1, whole genome shotgun sequence.
CCCAGGGCTGCCAGGCGGTCTGATGACGTTTCATTGGTCTACACCAAAAGCAAGGAGAGAAACTCAGCGCCAGCAATTTGAATGGGGACCCTATAAATTGCCATCCGAACAAGCTTTTCCACTAGTACGATCGATTCTGTGCTTTGTCCATTTTAGATAGCAACTTTGCTGAGCTTGTGGTCATGCCTGAACCAGCCAAATCTGCTCCCGCGCCCAAAAAGGGATCGAAGAAAGCCGTTAGCAAGACCCAGAAAAAGGACGGCAAAAAgcgcaagagaagcaggaaggagaGTTACGCTATCTACGTGtataaagtactgaagcaggttCATCCCGACACCGGCATTTCATCCAAAGCCATGAATATCATGAATTCCTTCGTGAATGACATCTTTGAGCGCATCGCTGGAGAAGCCTCCCGCCTGGCTCACTATAACAAGCGGTCTACCATCACTTCCAGGGAAATTCAAACCGCAGTGCGTCTGCTGCTACCCGGTGAGCTGGCCAAGCACGCCGTGTCCGAGGGTACCAAGGCCGTCACCAAGTACACCAGCTCCAAGTAATGGCGGGCTCAGCCTACAGCTTCCGCACACACACAacccaaaggctcttttcagagccacccaaTTTACTCTATCTAAAGCGCTAAAATTTTGCTGCACGACTCCGAGTAGAGCTGGCCCAACACTAGCACTACTCCTTTACCTTATTGCTAAAGAGGAAAGGAGATCGAGTTTTTCACTTTCCAAACATATCTTTCCCACACCCCACTCTCTAACAGCTTTTATTATAGagcaaaaaaagatatatttcccacacaccacaaatataaCAAACTTTTCCCTTTAGGCCTCAGAACTAGCTACACATGAAATCGTAACTGTTCTAAAATTATTCAACATACATACGGACAAAATTAAGAAAAAGCTAACACTAGCACTACTCCTTTACCTTATTGCTTAACAGGAAAGGAGTTTTTTACTTTCCCACACCCCACTCTGAATATAACAGCTTTTAAAGAAAAAGCTAACATCACAGCTCTGTTACTGAATGTGTgggtggctcttaaaagagcctttGGGTTGGTTGGATAGATTCAAATAAGAGTCAGGTCCTTTAGCCTCCGAAACCATACAGGGTACGGCCCTGGCGCTTCAGGGCATACACCACATCCATAGCTGTTACTGTCTTTCTCTTGGCGTGCTCAGTATAGGTGACGGCGTCTCGAATAACATTCTCCAAGAAAACCTTCAGCACACCGCGAGTCTCTTCGTAGATGAGGCCGGAAATACGCTTGACTCCACCTCGGCGAGCCAGGCGCCGAATAGCGGGCTTTGTGATCCCCTGGATGTTATCGCGTAACACCTTCCTATGTCGCTTAGCGCCCCCTTTCCCTAAACCCTTCCCACCTTTACCACGACCAGACATTTTAACCCTGCAAACTGAAAAGCTCTACAGAAATGACAAACAGAGATTTCCAACTGCCACTAATATAGAGGTGAAGCGGACCTTATGGAGAACTGGGTCCTGAAacaaaggcgggactgcggaatcCTCCCCCACAATTCGTGCCTCCGACTCTTTGTTCATTCTTCAACTTCTTCAAGGTTTCATGTGAGAAGAAGAGAAATGAACTTAACTGATCCAATGCCGTATGTCTATTTTATGTGTACATACCGTTCACATAAAATGTTTCTATATTAGAAGCCTCGTGAAGGATATTTACATTGAATATGAGGACGAGTAGGGACATATAAAGTACCATCTAACCTGCCCTCCCTCAGTCTCCACTCATTCCATACGAAAACTTCTTTTGTTGTTCTCTACTTGTTTTTCCCATTGCTGCTTTAAACTGATTTATTTTTCCAGCATTCTCAAATGTGGTATTAGCAGACTATTATCTGCTTTCAGGAAAAATGTGGAATAAAAATTGGTAATGCCAATCATATCAAATTTGCCTCACAAAGGACACTCCACAGAGCAGGGAGGCCAGGATTTAAATGCCAAGAGGACTCTGCAACTGGGGGTGCAGCAATCCAAGAAAGCATATCTCTAATGTCACTCTGGATTTAGAGCACAACCAGTATTGTGTGCAGTAAACCACAGGCCTTAATGTTCACCTACTTGCAAATCtagatatctgggtttaaaaaaggtttggacaacttttggaggaaaagtccatagtttagtattgagacagacatggcgaAGCCACTGCAAGCCCCGGAACTGGTCTCATGGAATgaggctactatttgggtttctgccagatacttgtgacctagattgcataccactggaaacaggaaactgggctagatggatgattagtctgacccagtgtggctattcttatgttttttatGAGGTGCCTGTAAATTTGAGTGTGTCCCTTCCTTATTTGCTGGTCTGCTTTGGTTATCCATTGTCTTTTGATTACAGTACCAGCTTCTTCTTCTTTCAGGACTTTTTGTGATTACTCCCCCAGTTATTTGGCTTCCTTAACTGTTCCCTCTGCAGTACTGACCCTCTCAATGACCACCACCTTGTTCTTCCATCCCTATCGTTGGTATGGCTTGCTACTACACAGCAGAGTGTTTTTTATTTCCTGGCAACGCTTATATGGAACCAACTCCATAAGCCTCTACCTGAAGACAAATCCTTCATCACATTTAAACCTTTCTTTAAACATTTCCTTTCATCTCTTTTCCTGCTACTGCCTCTGCCACAATCCTCTTCACCTTCTGCCACCCAATTGGGCACAAAGGCAGGACATTTCACCCCAAGCCCCACTGGAGAAGGGGGATCAAAATGCTGTAGAGGCCTTGTGCTGCTCCTATCCTCCATGAAGGATAAAGAGAGATATGAAGTAGCAATGCTGAATAGTGCACCATTCGGTATTGCCCTCTCTCTCCGCACATCAAGCATTGCCctatctctttttctctctctcccccccccccccatgcaatatatcccctctccttccctcccttcaccccaTCCCCATCAACTAGCATTACCTATTTATCTCTCTTTTTTTCAATGGAGATTCCCCTGaccctgtcttcttcccttcccctctctactCTCCCCACCATTCAGCATTGATActgcctttctctctttcctcaggTAACattgcccccttcccctcctatgCAGTATTTCctctctctgcagtctctccCTAGCCCATCGAACATTACCTGTTTCTCAACCTCTGGCATGCAGCACTGCTCATGTCTCTGTTTtcgtcctgccccccccccccccaactcaatcATTTAGAATTGCATATGCCAATCTATTCCACCGCATCCAGAAATACACCTCTGTCCCTCCTACTGTGCAGTACTGTCCCTCTGTCTCTTGCTCTTCAGCACATCTAGTGTTTCCCCATCAGTATTGCACTGTCTATCTCTCCCTCACCCCCCTCAATCTAATATTACTCTCTTTCTCCCCTTATTCCAGATTTCCCATTTCACTTATTGTACCTCGCCGGGTCTGCGCTAATAAATGAGCAAGGCTGAGGTGAGGTACCGCTGGTCTCTGCTTGCCGCTACAGCTTACTGTGCAGGCCCCTGAGGTTTACCTCAAAGGAAGCGAGACAGGCGCAGGAAACGGTAGTAGCAGCAGGTAGAGAGCCACAGTCTCACGCatctgccttgcttgtttattACCGTGGTCCCGGCAAGGTGCAACGGGTGGGATATTGTGCTACATTGCAGCAGTGCATAAAAGGGGAGGAATAGAGAAACAGCATGGTCGGGCTAGGAGAGGTAGTGTGTCTGTGAAAGGTCGTGGTTGGGGCTCTGGAGGATACGGAGCACCTATAAATGAGGACAGGACGGAGATAAGAAGAGAATGACAAGATATTCCAAGGGCAGTGGGTTGTGAACAAGAAGATCTAAGAGTATATGAAAGTGATAAACAAGAGTCTATGGAGGAGCTACATCAGGGGTGTGAATGAGACAAGGGATTCAAATTAAggtgttattttaatttttggttaATTTCAGTTCTGACCGGAAATATATGCTTTGTCCCGATTGTCTCCCTTCATCCTCCCCCTCCGTTATCTGTAAGCCCCTTTGGTCTATTttacaatccctggtagtctaaggGTGTTGTTGGGGAAGGGGTCATCCCCATTTACTCCTGCCCATTCTGACTCTGCACTCAAAATGTATACTGGAGCTAGAAAATCGCTCCTGCCCTGACTGTACCACCTGAGATTGTAAGGTAGTCCAGGGTGGGTGGGGCTATTCTTTGTATTCTTGTCGGGTGGTGGGGTTGTACTTATTTTTAAGTAATGCAGGTTTAATCTCACACAATAGTTTATTTgttaaatagagtgctccaaatcaTTGCTTTGATACAAAATTGTAGCAGGAATTTCAGGGCTCCATtctcaaagccacactagtgattccaggGCAGAAATGTGACGAAGCCCACTTCATTTCTATGGTCTTCGTCACATTTAACGTAAAGGAATCActatcatggctttgtaaaaggagtcctaaattTGGCATGAAGTTATGAAATCAGCTGTGACTTGGATTGTGAAGCAAAGTCAGCCACTGCAAAAGAACACTCtggtttttagtttcagttttcattagctgtggttgtgattccatgtgtcccaatgaaaggagagttttgttttacttccatttcatttcagtatattccatctttataataccaggcatcccaaggtagattacaacaactgttaagatgaacccatcagtaaacaggatatcctcaatgacaTTTCGCATCTGTATTGTAttgaacagtatagaaaaatgagcacaaaatacagagtttataactgctgtttctaccagctacaataatatcTTAAGCTGTGCtgatataaatataatgaaataaaaaattaCATATCTACATATAGGAAGCCCCTTATTTCTggtaatcttttgctattgtttcggGGAAGCGAAAATGGTGGCAATCTCCaactactggcttcagcccatataatgggctagatagggtCATACCTACTGTCTAACATCCTTGACTTGCTATCCAGCAAAGTCCCTTTCTGTGAATTTTGCTTGTAGAGCCTTCCCTATCTGTTTTAGAGCTCAGCCCAGAAAAAAGGGGTATCAGGGGAAGATAAGGCAGGCTTGGCTTCTGCTGGACCAAAGGCTAGTTTTTGCCAAAAGCTGAATGGGGCCAGTGCAAATAAAGTAGGGTGCATGCCAAGTATACTTCGTAAAAACACGGTTTCTGTGCACAACTTTAAGGAGGCAAGCGAAGCGAATGCGGAGCAGCcggacataacatggcggctgccgcaTGCTTGCCCCCTGGTCCGAATCGCCCCCCGCTTCCGGCTTCCCCGCCATCCCAGGTGACGTAGCGGGGTCACAGCGGGTGGGCTCCAGACATAGGTTAAAAGACTGCCGAGGGGGCCTGAGCGGGTCTTTTGAAGCAGACGGTACacaagtttttctttttgttcggTACATGGGCGTACAGCATCTTTGTTCTTTGTTTCCCCACGTGCAGTGAAGGCACCGGGAGTGAGACCAGCAGACTATGATCGCAGCAGCTCAGCAAGTAAAGAATTTTACTTTCGTTTTCAGCTGAGCCCCGTGGCAGATCGGCAGGAAAAAGGTTTTCTTTTCCTTGCAGCTCAGCAAGTAAAGAATTTTACTTTCGTTTTCAGCTGAGCCCCGTGGCAGATCGGCAGGAAAAAGGTTTTCTTTTCCTTGCAGCTCAGCAAGTAAAGAATTTTACTTTCGTTTTCAGCTGAGCCCCGTGGCAGATCGGCAGGAAAAAGGTTTTCTTTTCCTTGCAGCTCAGCAAGTAAAGAATTTTACTTTCGTTTTCAACTGAGCCCCGTGGCAGGTCGGCAAGTAAgaggttttcttttccttttgagtGTCTGGCTTTTTGCGCCCGTGCTAGACCTTAGACTCGcgttttttgtttagttttgttttgttcgaGTGTTTAGTCGACGGGCATTGCGCATTGCTGTTGGACTTTCTTTAGAGGAGCCCTCAGACTTTTCATTGCACCATGCCTCGACGTGTGCAAGCTACTCAGCCACCCCCAAGTCGGGCAGAGGAGGGACTACCCGAGGCAGCAGTCACATCTCCCCGCATATCAACGAGACGCCGGAGGCACCCGGAGAGATACATTGATTCAGCTGACCTGCCCCTGCCACGTGCATCCGCGCCTGCAGCTACAGAGGCCCGCGGTCGACCGCCTGCTTTGCCACTACAACCTGCGGAGCCATCCTTCCCAGAACTGCCTGACCTGCACAGCACGGACAATGCTGCTTCAGCCTTGACATCTCCAGGCagacggggggggaggggggggggacacacgGTGCAGAAGATGGTCCTTCTCCAACA
It encodes:
- the LOC115459747 gene encoding histone H2B type 2-E; the protein is MPEPAKSAPAPKKGSKKAVSKTQKKDGKKRKRSRKESYAIYVYKVLKQVHPDTGISSKAMNIMNSFVNDIFERIAGEASRLAHYNKRSTITSREIQTAVRLLLPGELAKHAVSEGTKAVTKYTSSK
- the LOC115459738 gene encoding histone H4, whose product is MSGRGKGGKGLGKGGAKRHRKVLRDNIQGITKPAIRRLARRGGVKRISGLIYEETRGVLKVFLENVIRDAVTYTEHAKRKTVTAMDVVYALKRQGRTLYGFGG